Proteins found in one Pirellulales bacterium genomic segment:
- a CDS encoding peptidyl-prolyl cis-trans isomerase — protein MTVPTGNTGARPATAMPAMRPTGVLAAPRTSIPKEFSDPTIVMARVDQEVILLGDLMMSVNEVLEKNKGKIPPEQLDDARRMLIEQRLTPLVEVKLACCDAHREVPKEAMEKIQKKLSEAWEDQEYKKKLKAAKVDTRAELDAEYRRFGTTLEREKKSWMESELARQWVGQHIKFDEEVTHEQMLAAYRERIAEFEFPASARWEEIKVNIESPSELAAAWRAIGEAGNAVLGGVPFGEVAKRASQGITAEAGGQRDWTNRGSLASTKLDEALFALPIGQLSPIIDDEKSLYIVRVVERRDAGVTPFLEAQVKIKEQIHQNRVRAQADEILAKIRDRYRVWTIFDQSDAQKLQIEATARAPQQPPR, from the coding sequence ATGACTGTTCCCACAGGCAACACCGGCGCGCGGCCGGCAACCGCCATGCCTGCCATGCGACCCACTGGCGTGCTCGCCGCTCCGCGAACGAGCATCCCCAAGGAATTCTCCGATCCCACAATCGTGATGGCGCGGGTGGATCAAGAGGTGATTCTGCTCGGCGATCTGATGATGAGCGTCAATGAGGTGTTGGAAAAGAACAAGGGAAAGATTCCGCCGGAGCAATTGGACGACGCCCGCCGGATGCTGATTGAGCAGCGATTGACGCCGCTGGTCGAGGTGAAACTTGCCTGCTGCGACGCGCATCGCGAAGTGCCCAAAGAGGCCATGGAGAAAATCCAGAAGAAGTTGTCCGAGGCGTGGGAGGACCAGGAATACAAGAAAAAGCTCAAGGCGGCGAAAGTCGACACGCGAGCCGAACTGGACGCCGAGTACCGCCGATTTGGCACCACGCTGGAACGGGAAAAGAAGTCGTGGATGGAGAGCGAGTTGGCGCGGCAATGGGTGGGACAACACATCAAGTTCGATGAAGAAGTCACCCACGAGCAGATGCTCGCCGCCTACCGCGAGCGGATTGCGGAGTTTGAGTTCCCCGCCAGCGCCCGCTGGGAGGAAATCAAGGTGAACATCGAGTCGCCCAGCGAACTGGCCGCGGCCTGGCGGGCCATCGGCGAGGCCGGCAACGCGGTCCTGGGAGGTGTGCCGTTTGGCGAGGTGGCCAAACGCGCTTCGCAAGGCATCACCGCCGAGGCAGGGGGCCAGCGCGATTGGACCAACCGCGGCAGCCTGGCCTCGACCAAGCTCGACGAAGCCTTGTTCGCGCTGCCGATTGGCCAGTTGAGTCCCATCATTGATGACGAGAAGAGCCTGTATATCGTCCGGGTGGTGGAGCGGCGCGACGCCGGCGTGACTCCCTTCCTGGAGGCCCAGGTCAAGATCAAAGAGCAGATTCATCAGAATCGGGTCCGCGCGCAGGCCGACGAGATCTTGGCCAAGATCCGCGATCGCTATCGCGTGTGGACCATTTTCGATCAGTCCGACGCGCAGAAGTTGCAGATTGAGGCCACGGCTCGGGCCCCGCAACAGCCGCCGCGCTGA